Proteins found in one Rhodovulum sp. MB263 genomic segment:
- a CDS encoding TRAP transporter small permease — protein sequence MVESVLLATGVLLMALNTVANVVGRYLFQSSLFFTEELNRILIVVITFAGISYAARQGRHIRMSAIYDALPVRARKILMIVIALTTAVLMFGLCWFAVAYLLTQAGRGRVLPALQIPVWTTLVIVPIGLFMTGMQYLLTAVKNAISRDVYLSTAVLEGYDDDETEV from the coding sequence ATGGTCGAGTCCGTGCTGCTGGCCACCGGCGTGCTGCTTATGGCACTGAACACGGTCGCCAATGTGGTCGGGCGTTATCTGTTCCAGTCGAGCCTTTTCTTTACCGAGGAACTCAACCGCATCCTGATCGTGGTGATCACCTTCGCGGGCATCAGCTATGCCGCGCGCCAGGGCCGCCATATCCGGATGTCGGCCATCTACGACGCCCTTCCGGTCCGCGCGCGCAAAATCCTGATGATCGTGATCGCGCTGACCACGGCCGTCCTGATGTTCGGACTGTGCTGGTTCGCGGTCGCCTATCTTCTGACCCAGGCCGGGCGCGGCCGGGTCCTGCCCGCCCTGCAAATCCCGGTCTGGACGACGCTGGTGATCGTGCCCATCGGCCTCTTCATGACCGGCATGCAATACCTTCTGACGGCGGTGAAGAACGCCATCTCGCGCGACGTCTACCTGTCGACGGCGGTTCTGGAAGGCTATGACGACGACGAGACGGAGGTCTGA
- a CDS encoding TRAP transporter large permease yields MAAAIFSIMIVLLLLGFPMMIPLIAGALVGFVTLFGGLGQLETMIQQMMAGIRPASLIAVPMFIFAADIMTRGQSAGRLIDMVMAFVGHLKGGLAISTAAACTMFGAVSGSTQATVVAIGGPLRPRMQKAGYGDSFILALIVNASDIAFLIPPSIGMIIYGVVSNTSIAELFIAGIGPGLLILVLFAIYSWAYAVRNGVPTEPRVSWGERLRAVRAALWPLGFPVIIIGGIYGGIFSPTEAAAACVLYALILETIVFREMGLRDIYRTAKSTGLITGVVFILVAAGAAFSWVISFAQIPQAILSAVGIDQMGQIGVLFAISVAFFIGCMFVDPIVVILILVPIFAPVVSDVGLDPVLVGTLITLQVAIGSATPPFGCDIFTAIAVFKRPYMEVIRGTPPFILILLGVSVALIFFPQIALFLRDLAFAGEAG; encoded by the coding sequence ATGGCAGCTGCAATCTTCTCGATCATGATCGTGCTGCTTCTGCTGGGCTTTCCGATGATGATCCCGCTGATCGCGGGGGCGCTGGTGGGCTTCGTGACGCTCTTCGGCGGTCTCGGCCAGCTTGAGACCATGATCCAGCAGATGATGGCGGGTATCCGTCCCGCCTCGCTGATCGCGGTGCCGATGTTCATCTTCGCCGCCGATATCATGACGCGGGGCCAAAGCGCGGGACGGCTGATCGACATGGTGATGGCCTTTGTCGGCCACCTCAAGGGCGGGCTCGCGATCTCGACCGCCGCCGCCTGCACCATGTTCGGCGCGGTCTCGGGCTCGACCCAGGCCACCGTGGTGGCCATCGGCGGCCCGCTGCGCCCCCGGATGCAGAAGGCGGGCTATGGCGACAGCTTCATCCTGGCCCTCATCGTCAATGCCTCGGACATCGCCTTCCTGATCCCGCCCTCGATCGGGATGATCATCTATGGCGTGGTCTCGAATACCTCGATTGCCGAGCTCTTCATCGCGGGCATCGGGCCGGGGCTGCTGATCCTCGTGCTGTTCGCGATCTATTCCTGGGCCTATGCTGTCAGGAACGGGGTTCCGACCGAGCCCCGCGTCAGCTGGGGCGAGCGTCTGCGCGCGGTCCGCGCCGCGCTCTGGCCGCTCGGGTTTCCGGTGATCATCATCGGCGGCATCTATGGCGGCATCTTCAGCCCGACCGAGGCGGCCGCGGCCTGCGTGCTCTACGCGCTGATCCTCGAGACCATCGTCTTCCGCGAGATGGGCCTTCGCGACATCTACCGCACCGCCAAGTCGACCGGGCTCATCACCGGGGTCGTCTTCATCCTGGTGGCGGCGGGCGCGGCCTTCTCCTGGGTGATTTCCTTCGCCCAGATCCCGCAGGCCATCCTCTCGGCGGTCGGTATCGACCAGATGGGCCAGATCGGGGTGCTGTTCGCGATCTCGGTGGCCTTCTTCATCGGGTGCATGTTCGTCGACCCGATCGTGGTGATCCTGATCCTGGTGCCGATCTTCGCGCCGGTCGTGTCGGATGTCGGGCTCGACCCGGTGCTGGTCGGCACGCTGATCACGCTGCAGGTCGCCATCGGCTCGGCCACGCCGCCCTTCGGCTGCGATATCTTCACCGCCATCGCCGTCTTCAAACGTCCCTACATGGAGGTGATCCGGGGCACGCCGCCCTTCATCCTCATCCTGCTCGGCGTCTCGGTGGCGCTGATCTTCTTCCCTCAGATTGCGCTTTTCCTCCGCGACCTCGCCTTCGCCGGCGAGGCCGGGTGA
- a CDS encoding universal stress protein has translation MFKSILVPYDGSAGAERALRQAVELARLCDAQLSVLTVFRHHSMLEASLSMVRKDEPGPLDDAMRGYAREVAEYAKRLAREAGAESARAFIKAGPPARTIIRFAREHENDLIVIGSRGLGSVENYLLGSVSHKVTGLADCPVLVV, from the coding sequence TTGTTCAAGTCGATCCTCGTTCCCTATGATGGCTCGGCCGGCGCCGAGCGCGCGCTGCGCCAGGCGGTCGAGCTGGCAAGGCTCTGCGACGCCCAGCTTTCGGTGCTGACCGTGTTCCGGCACCATTCGATGCTCGAGGCCTCGCTCTCGATGGTCCGCAAGGACGAGCCGGGGCCACTTGACGACGCGATGCGCGGCTATGCCCGCGAGGTGGCGGAATATGCCAAGAGGCTGGCACGCGAAGCCGGCGCCGAGAGCGCGCGCGCCTTCATCAAGGCCGGGCCGCCCGCCCGCACCATCATCCGCTTCGCCCGCGAGCACGAGAACGACCTGATCGTGATCGGCAGCCGCGGGCTCGGCTCGGTCGAGAACTATCTGCTGGGCAGCGTCTCGCACAAGGTGACGGGGCTGGCCGATTGCCCGGTCCTGGTGGTCTGA
- a CDS encoding GntR family transcriptional regulator, giving the protein MAGDRAMTWQSIRDTIMLRIRDRTYPPGGFIPNEADIAAEFGCARATVNRALRDLAEAGFLDRRRKAGTRVLEAPQRKATLDIPQIRREVEARGHVYGYRLLTRATGPAPETVRARLKLPEAEETLYIESLHLADGAPHMFERRWVVLRTVPGIAGADLAAVSANEWLVREAPYTHGGMACHAEPAGQAAAAALGCEPADPVLVMERQTWLYEAPITYTREHFAQSYRLCLGL; this is encoded by the coding sequence ATGGCCGGGGACCGGGCGATGACATGGCAGTCGATCCGCGACACGATCATGTTGCGGATCCGCGACCGGACCTATCCGCCGGGGGGCTTCATCCCGAACGAGGCCGATATCGCGGCCGAATTCGGCTGTGCCCGGGCGACGGTGAACCGGGCGCTGCGCGATCTGGCCGAGGCGGGGTTCCTCGACCGGCGCCGCAAGGCCGGGACCCGGGTGCTCGAGGCGCCGCAGCGCAAGGCGACGCTGGATATTCCGCAGATCCGGCGCGAGGTCGAGGCGCGCGGGCATGTCTATGGCTACCGGCTGCTGACACGTGCAACCGGGCCCGCGCCCGAGACGGTGCGCGCCCGGCTGAAGCTGCCTGAGGCGGAAGAGACGCTTTACATAGAAAGCCTGCATCTCGCGGATGGCGCCCCCCATATGTTCGAACGCCGCTGGGTCGTGCTGCGGACCGTTCCCGGTATCGCCGGGGCCGATCTGGCGGCGGTCAGCGCCAATGAATGGCTGGTGCGCGAGGCGCCCTATACCCATGGCGGGATGGCGTGCCATGCCGAACCGGCCGGGCAGGCTGCGGCCGCCGCGCTGGGCTGTGAGCCCGCCGACCCGGTGCTGGTGATGGAGCGGCAGACCTGGCTTTATGAGGCGCCGATCACCTATACGCGCGAGCATTTCGCGCAAAGCTACCGGCTCTGTCTCGGGCTTTAG